A stretch of the Gemmatimonadaceae bacterium genome encodes the following:
- a CDS encoding NADH-quinone oxidoreductase subunit I encodes MAIQVKVLERPIRQTSYVRAMLKGMAITFKHLANPHKVTWQYPEQKWDLSPRWRGTHRMLTDENGKAKCVACGLCPQICPANCIKLVPGEDEEGNRYPLVYEIDEFRCIFCGYCQEVCPEEAIHVGRHYENSEYSRAGFVYDLERLMAQTHPVCEMWDPADPRGE; translated from the coding sequence ATGGCCATTCAAGTGAAAGTGCTCGAGCGCCCGATCCGGCAGACGAGCTACGTGCGCGCGATGCTCAAAGGCATGGCGATCACGTTCAAGCATCTCGCGAATCCGCACAAAGTCACGTGGCAGTATCCCGAACAGAAATGGGATCTATCGCCTCGCTGGCGCGGAACGCATCGGATGCTCACCGACGAGAACGGGAAAGCAAAGTGCGTGGCGTGCGGCCTCTGTCCGCAGATCTGTCCGGCCAATTGCATCAAGCTGGTGCCGGGCGAAGATGAAGAAGGGAACCGCTATCCGCTGGTGTACGAGATCGACGAGTTCCGTTGCATCTTCTGCGGCTACTGCCAGGAAGTCTGCCCGGAGGAAGCCATCCACGTCGGGCGCCACTACGAGAATTCGGAATACAGCCGCGCCGGCTTCGTGTACGACCTCGAGCGTCTGATGGCGCAGACGCATCCGGTATGCGAGATGTGGGACCCCGCCGACCCGCGAGGCGAGTGA
- a CDS encoding NADH-quinone oxidoreductase subunit J, producing the protein MPNGFVYEFLFYLFGLIAIVSAAIFVTRRNAVAAALWLVNTMFCLAALYIMMDAQFVGAIQVLVYAGAIMVVFLFVVMLLNLGLPPSVADIKSKGARIIALLAGLAMLAEILVLARQKLPAELPWLPRETSVTTPITEPLFRAYLLPFEITSVLLLVAIVGAVVLAKRRS; encoded by the coding sequence ATGCCTAACGGGTTCGTCTACGAGTTCCTGTTCTACCTGTTCGGCCTGATTGCCATCGTCTCGGCGGCGATCTTCGTGACGCGCCGCAATGCGGTCGCCGCCGCGCTGTGGCTGGTCAACACGATGTTCTGCCTCGCGGCGCTGTACATCATGATGGATGCGCAATTCGTCGGGGCGATCCAGGTGCTGGTGTATGCCGGCGCCATCATGGTGGTGTTCCTCTTCGTCGTGATGCTGCTCAACCTCGGCTTGCCGCCGAGCGTGGCCGACATCAAGAGCAAGGGCGCGCGGATCATCGCGCTCCTGGCGGGACTCGCAATGCTCGCCGAAATTCTGGTGTTGGCGCGACAGAAGCTGCCGGCGGAGCTGCCGTGGCTGCCGCGTGAGACGAGTGTGACGACGCCCATCACCGAGCCGCTCTTCCGCGCCTACCTCCTGCCGTTCGAGATCACGAGTGTGCTGCTCCTGGTCGCGATCGTCGGCGCCGTCGTCCTCGCCAAGCGCCGGAGTTAG
- the nuoK gene encoding NADH-quinone oxidoreductase subunit NuoK yields MVPEALFFSAILFVIGVVGVLTRRNAIIIFMCVELMLNAVNLSFIGFSRLYGAGGQVFVIFVMSVAAAEAAVGLAIIIAIFRHHETVDLKNINLLKG; encoded by the coding sequence ATGGTTCCCGAAGCCCTGTTCTTCTCGGCGATTCTGTTCGTGATCGGCGTCGTGGGCGTGCTCACGCGGCGCAACGCGATCATCATTTTCATGTGCGTCGAGCTCATGCTCAACGCCGTGAATCTGTCGTTCATTGGATTTTCGCGGCTGTATGGAGCGGGCGGTCAGGTGTTCGTGATCTTCGTCATGAGCGTCGCCGCCGCTGAAGCAGCCGTTGGCTTGGCCATCATCATCGCGATCTTCCGCCACCACGAAACGGTGGACCTCAAGAACATCAATCTGCTCAAAGGGTGA
- the nuoL gene encoding NADH-quinone oxidoreductase subunit L produces MPVPLAQPGGVHPLAGSIAELVWLLPILPLIGFVINGAISLFTSFHAGPADPSAAHGERGVAHAGHEAHDAHDEHEAPTRAPLHAIVTIVGPLVLILAFALAVAIFFALPSHMATPFVKTYFAWMPVGTDLPIHWAFQVDQLSVMMVLFVTGVSALIHIFSVGYMGDDRGYARYFAFLNLFVAFMLVLVLGASYPVMFVGWEGVGLVSYLLIGFWFNDKANADAGKKAFIVNRIGDFGFLIAMFLIWSNVGTLDFSGVAAGVGSLPAGGPLLTTICLFLLLGCTGKSAQIPLYVWLPDAMAGPTPVSALIHAATMVTAGVYLVARSSFLFSLSPVACLTVAVIGAVTALFAATIGLKQWDIKKVLAYSTVSQIGYMFIGVGVGAYVAGLFHVITHSFFKALLFLGAGSVIFGMHAAYHHTHSTEDAQDMRNMGGLRAYMPVTFVMMWIATLAISGIPIFAGFFSKDEILGSVIARAGDSTLADVHWLGIPGSAVLYAVYVLGLAGAFLTALYMTRMMLYTFHGPNRSGAENQAHLHEAPPILTFPVVVLGVLSVLGGIINLPAFLHLPAGWTGALDQWLAPVVGDATLHVTHGVAAETPNELALVGLAVVVAIAGIVTAFVKLKPAALVPKREAKSATGFERVLENKYYVDEFYDRAVVTPVVAVSRSFLWKGIDAGLIDGVLVNGSAWFMRGLARIGSWLQTGQVGAYAWAIVIGVLAVLGAFTLR; encoded by the coding sequence GTGCCCGTGCCCTTGGCCCAACCGGGCGGAGTGCATCCGCTTGCCGGCTCCATCGCCGAGCTGGTGTGGCTGCTGCCGATATTGCCGTTGATCGGTTTCGTGATCAACGGCGCCATCTCGTTGTTCACGTCGTTCCACGCGGGACCGGCGGATCCGTCGGCCGCGCACGGCGAGCGCGGCGTTGCGCACGCCGGCCACGAGGCACACGACGCGCACGATGAGCACGAGGCGCCCACGCGCGCCCCGCTGCACGCCATCGTGACGATCGTCGGACCACTCGTGCTGATTCTCGCCTTTGCACTGGCGGTCGCGATTTTCTTCGCGCTGCCGTCGCACATGGCCACGCCGTTCGTCAAGACGTACTTCGCCTGGATGCCGGTGGGCACCGACCTGCCGATTCATTGGGCATTCCAGGTGGATCAATTGTCGGTGATGATGGTGCTGTTCGTCACCGGTGTGAGCGCGCTGATTCACATCTTCAGCGTCGGCTACATGGGCGACGATCGGGGCTACGCGCGCTACTTCGCGTTCCTGAACCTGTTCGTCGCGTTCATGCTGGTGCTCGTGTTGGGCGCGAGCTATCCGGTGATGTTCGTCGGGTGGGAAGGCGTGGGCCTCGTGTCGTACCTGCTGATCGGATTCTGGTTCAACGACAAGGCGAACGCCGATGCGGGCAAGAAGGCCTTCATCGTGAATCGCATCGGCGACTTCGGATTCCTGATCGCGATGTTCCTGATCTGGTCGAACGTGGGCACGCTGGATTTCTCCGGCGTGGCAGCGGGCGTCGGTTCGCTGCCGGCGGGCGGACCGTTGCTCACGACCATCTGTCTGTTCCTGTTGCTCGGCTGCACGGGCAAGAGCGCGCAGATCCCGTTGTACGTCTGGCTCCCCGATGCGATGGCGGGCCCGACGCCGGTGTCGGCGCTCATTCATGCGGCGACGATGGTGACCGCGGGCGTGTATCTCGTGGCGCGGAGCTCGTTCCTGTTCTCGCTGTCGCCCGTTGCTTGCCTAACGGTAGCGGTGATCGGCGCGGTGACGGCGCTGTTCGCGGCGACGATCGGCCTCAAGCAGTGGGACATCAAGAAGGTCCTGGCGTATTCGACGGTCTCGCAGATCGGCTACATGTTCATCGGCGTCGGGGTGGGCGCCTACGTGGCCGGTCTGTTTCACGTCATCACGCACTCGTTCTTCAAGGCGCTGCTGTTCCTCGGCGCCGGTTCGGTGATCTTCGGGATGCATGCGGCGTATCACCACACGCACAGCACCGAAGACGCGCAGGACATGCGCAACATGGGCGGGCTGCGCGCGTACATGCCGGTGACGTTCGTCATGATGTGGATCGCGACGCTGGCGATCTCCGGCATTCCCATCTTCGCCGGATTTTTCTCCAAGGATGAGATCCTCGGCTCGGTGATCGCGCGGGCGGGCGACAGCACGCTCGCCGATGTCCATTGGTTAGGCATTCCGGGCAGCGCCGTGTTGTACGCGGTGTACGTGCTGGGGCTCGCCGGTGCGTTCCTGACCGCGCTGTACATGACGCGCATGATGCTCTACACCTTCCACGGACCGAACCGGAGCGGCGCCGAGAACCAGGCGCACCTGCACGAGGCGCCGCCGATCCTTACGTTCCCGGTGGTCGTGCTCGGTGTGTTGAGCGTGTTAGGCGGCATCATCAATCTGCCGGCGTTCCTGCACCTGCCCGCGGGTTGGACCGGCGCGCTCGATCAGTGGCTCGCGCCGGTGGTCGGCGACGCGACGCTCCATGTCACGCACGGGGTCGCGGCCGAAACGCCCAACGAGTTGGCGCTCGTCGGACTGGCCGTCGTGGTCGCCATCGCCGGCATCGTCACCGCCTTCGTGAAGCTCAAGCCGGCGGCGCTCGTACCCAAGCGCGAGGCAAAGTCCGCGACGGGATTCGAGCGGGTGCTCGAGAACAAATACTACGTGGACGAGTTCTACGATCGCGCGGTGGTCACGCCGGTGGTCGCGGTATCGCGCTCGTTCTTGTGGAAGGGCATCGATGCCGGGCTCATCGATGGAGTCCTGGTGAACGGCAGCGCGTGGTTCATGCGCGGGCTCGCGCGCATCGGCTCGTGGTTGCAAACGGGCCAGGTGGGTGCGTACGCCTGGGCGATCGTCATTGGGGTGCTCGCGGTGCTGGGCGCCTTCACTCTCCGCTGA
- a CDS encoding NADH-quinone oxidoreductase subunit M, protein MREFLASIHYGAWVLPALLLIPLAGALIIVLQSAFSRDDSSLAAAPSARWIALITFLLEFIVSLGMWWAFDPGTIAWQFRVTHWWIPGWGANFDVGVDGISLFMVLLTTFLMPLSVLGGWTSVREKVRSYYALLLILTTGMIGVFLALDLLFFYVMWEVMLIPMYFIIGIWGGERRIYASVKFFIYTFLGSLLMLVAILYLWLHSVDTVTLSNSFSYDTIMQHAAFTSRAALWLFGAFFLAFAVKVPMFPFHTWLPDAHTEAPTAGSVILAGIMLKMGTYGFLRFALPLFPGAALTPWVRDTILTLAVIGIIYGALVAMVQPDFKRLVAYSSVSHLGFVMLGIYALTLQSVQGALMVMINHGISTGALFLLIGMIYERKHTRLIDAYGGIARVVPMFAVVLTLVSLSSIGLPGTNGFVGEFLVLVGSFKTHPWFTLFATTGVIFAACYLLWAIQRILFNKLDKPENALLRDLNPRELVIVAVVTVAILWIGIYPAPVLRRMERSAQNFVQVVTSSPGARLASAPETGGSR, encoded by the coding sequence ATGCGCGAATTCCTCGCCTCCATTCACTACGGCGCGTGGGTTCTGCCGGCGCTGCTGCTGATTCCGCTGGCCGGCGCGCTGATCATCGTGCTGCAGTCGGCCTTCTCGCGCGACGACAGTTCGCTCGCCGCGGCGCCCTCGGCGCGGTGGATCGCGCTGATCACGTTCCTCCTCGAGTTCATCGTCTCGTTAGGCATGTGGTGGGCATTCGACCCGGGCACCATTGCGTGGCAGTTCCGCGTCACGCATTGGTGGATCCCGGGCTGGGGCGCCAACTTCGACGTCGGGGTCGACGGCATCTCCCTCTTCATGGTGCTGCTCACCACGTTCCTCATGCCGCTGTCCGTGTTGGGCGGATGGACCAGCGTGCGCGAGAAGGTGCGCAGCTACTACGCGCTGCTGCTCATCCTGACCACCGGCATGATCGGCGTGTTCCTCGCGCTCGACCTCCTGTTCTTCTACGTGATGTGGGAGGTCATGCTGATTCCGATGTACTTCATCATCGGGATCTGGGGCGGCGAGCGGCGCATTTATGCCAGCGTCAAGTTCTTCATTTATACGTTCCTCGGATCGCTGCTCATGCTCGTCGCGATCCTGTATCTGTGGCTGCACTCGGTCGACACCGTCACACTGAGCAACAGCTTCAGCTACGACACCATCATGCAGCACGCGGCGTTCACATCGCGCGCGGCGCTCTGGCTCTTCGGCGCGTTCTTCCTCGCGTTCGCGGTGAAGGTGCCGATGTTCCCGTTCCACACGTGGCTGCCGGACGCACATACCGAGGCGCCCACGGCCGGATCGGTGATCCTCGCCGGCATCATGCTCAAGATGGGGACGTACGGGTTCCTGCGCTTCGCGCTCCCGCTGTTCCCGGGGGCGGCGCTCACGCCGTGGGTGCGCGACACGATCCTCACGCTCGCGGTCATCGGCATCATTTACGGCGCGCTTGTGGCGATGGTCCAGCCCGACTTCAAGCGCCTCGTCGCCTATTCATCGGTGAGCCACCTCGGCTTCGTGATGTTAGGCATCTATGCGCTGACGCTGCAGAGCGTGCAGGGCGCGCTCATGGTGATGATCAACCACGGCATCTCGACCGGCGCCCTGTTCCTCCTCATCGGCATGATCTACGAGCGGAAGCACACGCGTCTCATCGACGCGTACGGAGGCATCGCGCGCGTGGTGCCGATGTTCGCCGTCGTACTGACGCTCGTGTCGCTGAGCAGCATCGGACTCCCCGGCACGAACGGATTCGTGGGCGAATTCCTGGTGCTCGTCGGCTCGTTCAAGACGCATCCGTGGTTCACATTGTTCGCCACGACCGGCGTCATCTTCGCCGCGTGCTACCTGTTGTGGGCGATACAGCGCATCCTGTTCAACAAGCTGGACAAGCCGGAGAACGCGCTGCTGCGGGATCTGAATCCGCGCGAATTGGTGATCGTCGCCGTGGTCACCGTCGCAATTCTCTGGATCGGCATCTATCCGGCGCCCGTGCTTCGGCGCATGGAGCGCTCGGCGCAGAACTTCGTCCAGGTCGTGACGTCGAGCCCCGGAGCGCGGCTCGCGAGCGCGCCTGAGACCGGAGGCTCGCGATGA
- a CDS encoding NADH-quinone oxidoreductase subunit N, producing MMSFDLSIPGQLSLALLPELVLAAGAMLLLLIAAWGKESDARARTVGVLAIVLSLITSAIIIWMWLSGAKATPGIIAVDSFRWASDLVILIATIITIALGLDYARVEQLVSAETYVLVLLASAGMMLLTSARDLIMVFLGIELMSIAVYILAGVNRRSAKAAEASLKYFLLGAFSTGFLLYGIALIYGATGSTDLATIGAKVTGATIGSQPMLLAGIALLLVGFAFKVAAVPFHMWTPDVYEGAPTPITAYMAAAVKAAAFAALFRVWREAFPGALGSWHLALWWLAVLTMVVGNLVALVQKNIKRMLAYSSIAHAGYLLVAVVANNQLGSAAFLFYVLAYTLATMGAFGVVIAVGEPGERHQQLSDFAGLWTVRPWLAAAMAVFMLALLGFPIAGGMGFFAKWYVLQAALDATHPETGLAVVVVLASVLSAGYYLAVVMVMFMRPRSADAPALRPVRTPTFLVVYASAIILLFFGIFPGGFTGLARNSVPTITASAPSASPPTAVAGR from the coding sequence ATGATGTCCTTCGATCTCTCGATTCCGGGTCAGCTGAGCCTCGCACTGCTGCCGGAGCTGGTGTTGGCCGCCGGCGCGATGCTGCTCCTGCTCATCGCGGCGTGGGGCAAGGAATCGGATGCGCGCGCTCGCACGGTCGGCGTGCTCGCGATCGTGCTCAGCCTCATCACGAGCGCGATCATCATCTGGATGTGGCTCTCCGGCGCCAAGGCCACGCCCGGCATCATCGCGGTGGACAGCTTCCGTTGGGCCAGCGACCTCGTGATCCTGATCGCGACCATCATCACCATCGCGTTAGGCCTCGACTACGCTCGCGTCGAGCAGCTGGTCTCGGCGGAGACGTACGTGCTGGTGCTGCTGGCGTCGGCGGGCATGATGCTGCTCACGTCGGCGCGCGACCTGATCATGGTGTTTCTCGGCATCGAGCTCATGTCGATCGCCGTGTACATCCTGGCCGGCGTCAACCGCCGCAGCGCCAAAGCCGCCGAGGCGTCGCTCAAGTATTTTCTGTTAGGCGCGTTCTCCACCGGGTTCCTGCTGTACGGTATCGCGCTCATCTACGGGGCCACCGGAAGCACCGATCTGGCGACGATCGGCGCCAAGGTCACCGGCGCCACGATTGGCAGCCAGCCGATGCTGCTCGCCGGCATCGCGCTCCTCCTCGTCGGGTTCGCGTTCAAGGTGGCCGCCGTCCCGTTCCACATGTGGACGCCCGACGTCTACGAGGGCGCACCGACGCCGATCACCGCGTACATGGCGGCGGCAGTGAAGGCCGCTGCCTTCGCCGCACTGTTCCGCGTGTGGCGCGAAGCGTTCCCCGGGGCGCTCGGCTCGTGGCACCTGGCACTCTGGTGGCTCGCCGTGCTCACGATGGTGGTCGGCAACCTGGTCGCGCTCGTGCAGAAGAACATCAAGCGGATGCTCGCGTACTCGAGCATTGCCCACGCGGGCTATCTGCTGGTCGCGGTGGTTGCCAACAATCAGCTCGGCTCGGCCGCGTTTCTGTTTTACGTCCTCGCGTATACGCTGGCAACCATGGGCGCCTTCGGTGTCGTCATTGCCGTGGGCGAGCCGGGCGAGCGCCATCAGCAGTTGAGCGACTTTGCGGGACTCTGGACCGTGCGCCCCTGGTTAGCGGCAGCGATGGCGGTGTTCATGCTGGCGCTCCTCGGCTTCCCGATCGCGGGCGGGATGGGATTCTTTGCCAAATGGTACGTGCTCCAGGCGGCGCTCGACGCGACACATCCCGAAACGGGACTGGCCGTCGTGGTCGTGCTCGCGAGCGTGCTGTCGGCGGGCTATTACCTGGCAGTCGTGATGGTGATGTTCATGCGGCCGCGATCGGCAGATGCTCCCGCGCTGCGGCCGGTGCGCACGCCGACGTTCCTCGTCGTGTACGCATCGGCAATCATATTGCTGTTTTTCGGCATATTTCCCGGAGGGTTCACGGGTCTTGCCCGCAACAGCGTACCGACGATCACGGCAAGCGCGCCGTCCGCGTCACCGCCGACAGCGGTAGCGGGCCGGTGA
- a CDS encoding phosphomannomutase/phosphoglucomutase encodes MGFSQQIFRQYDVRGVVGDDLTGQTAHALGRAYAAYLTQHQIRGPIAVGRDNRPSGGMLRESLVRALTESGLDVLDIGVVPTPLLYWSLYNLPVAGGIQITGSHNPPEYNGFKLCVGKTSLHGEEIQELYRLIVGGRFPAGKGEVQSVPVIDRYVHDIATRVGKISRPLRVVVDCGNGVGSLVAPQLLDKLGVKWTGLFCESDGRFPNHHPDPTVVANVQDLIGAVTRTSADIGIAFDGDADRIGVVDGCGDIVWGDYILIVYARDVLARTGTGQSIIFDVKCSQALSDEITRAGGTPVMWKTGHSLIKDKMKELRAPLAGEMSGHMFFTEGFYGHDDALYGAARLLRIIADSGRSITELLADVPRYVSTPELRVDVPEERKFAIVDAAVRHFRRTHEVIDVDGARVLFGDGWGLIRASNTQPVLVMRVEARTPERVSAIRAELDDFLRGQGVPA; translated from the coding sequence GTGGGATTCAGCCAGCAGATCTTCCGGCAGTACGACGTGCGCGGCGTGGTCGGCGACGACCTCACCGGACAGACGGCGCATGCGTTAGGCCGGGCGTACGCCGCCTATCTGACCCAGCATCAGATTCGCGGACCCATCGCCGTTGGACGCGACAATCGTCCGAGCGGCGGCATGCTGCGCGAATCGCTGGTCCGCGCGCTGACCGAATCGGGGCTCGATGTCCTGGACATCGGCGTGGTGCCAACGCCGCTGCTCTACTGGAGCCTCTACAATCTTCCCGTCGCCGGCGGCATCCAGATCACGGGGTCGCACAATCCGCCGGAGTACAACGGATTCAAGTTGTGCGTCGGCAAGACCTCGCTCCACGGCGAAGAAATCCAGGAGCTGTACCGTCTCATTGTCGGCGGACGCTTCCCGGCGGGGAAGGGCGAGGTGCAGTCGGTTCCGGTCATCGACAGGTACGTGCACGACATCGCCACGCGCGTCGGCAAGATCTCGCGCCCGCTGCGCGTGGTGGTCGACTGCGGCAACGGCGTCGGCTCGTTAGTCGCGCCGCAGTTGCTCGACAAGTTGGGCGTCAAGTGGACCGGGCTCTTCTGCGAGAGCGACGGCCGCTTCCCGAATCATCATCCGGATCCGACGGTGGTCGCGAACGTGCAGGATCTCATCGGCGCGGTGACGCGGACGTCAGCCGACATCGGCATCGCGTTCGATGGCGACGCGGATCGCATCGGGGTGGTGGATGGATGCGGCGACATCGTGTGGGGCGACTACATCCTCATCGTGTATGCGCGCGATGTGCTCGCGCGGACGGGGACGGGACAGTCCATCATCTTCGACGTGAAGTGCTCGCAGGCGCTCAGCGATGAGATCACGCGCGCCGGCGGAACGCCGGTGATGTGGAAGACGGGTCACTCGTTGATCAAGGACAAGATGAAGGAGCTGCGGGCGCCGTTGGCCGGCGAGATGTCGGGGCACATGTTCTTTACCGAAGGCTTCTACGGCCACGACGATGCGCTCTACGGCGCGGCGCGGCTGCTGCGCATCATCGCCGACTCGGGACGCAGCATCACCGAGTTGTTGGCGGACGTCCCGCGCTACGTCTCGACGCCGGAGCTCCGCGTGGATGTGCCGGAGGAGCGCAAGTTCGCGATCGTCGATGCGGCGGTGCGTCATTTTCGGCGGACGCACGAGGTGATCGATGTCGACGGCGCGCGCGTGCTCTTCGGCGACGGCTGGGGTCTCATCCGCGCGTCGAACACGCAGCCGGTGCTCGTGATGCGCGTCGAGGCCCGGACGCCGGAGCGGGTGAGCGCCATCCGCGCCGAGCTCGACGACTTTCTGCGCGGGCAGGGCGTCCCCGCCTAA
- a CDS encoding UPF0182 family protein, translating into MTPRRWAVLAVAAVASFLILGRVITGVIADYQWYAALGAAAVWRTRTLTNLGLRLTSGVLAAAFVFANLYGVRHSVVSLVLPRRVANIEIGEEIPGTYLVAAAAILAILLGALLTLPSSTWMSWVLAHHGIPFNESDPYFEADLGFYVYWLPFESAVYLWALIAVMVVTAVVIFLYALTPSLRWERGSLYVSHYVRRHLVVLCCLLLLLMAWRYRLEAYRVLFSGSGPDGLFTFTDHRAGIPVSLWMSIATVAAAFVVLFFGWTGQLRVAVSTLGVLLVVAFGAREIAPVIARHFAPVADAELRERPYRQVRVDYTRRAYALDRIERSDSLVFPSADDVAGTVPVWDPLPLEQSLERGHDVEGIAHGVGWSATPLGLTAVVVTGPSQEGELLDAAGSPAAPREVSWSATRVRASLADDNGDPVLGAPGASSASRPLPPVLVYDSVPGYALVLDSTGNIAAPRLDNGVDRIVQAWSQQNLRLLSLDRPGVRVLTRRGVQDRIDAVAPFFVQGTSVLPVVADDSLYWTVALYDASADYPLSKRVTVGDDEYGLVRHAATAIVNAHTGRVSLLADVAVGPIAQTWMREFPSLFTSPDRMSAALLAALPPPVDGVRIQADLLARFGLSGDSSWMGHLPWNGGADSVLRDGSALLFATGRGRLGCSQAVLDSTDRLAGAVLGTGGRNSSVYWIPLDPRGPRWNSVLDEMRRALDSTATVPRDARIRFGEVRVVPLAHGLALVQPAYVWKADVPPTVARVAVSRDTLVTTGHTLGEALGVAAVAAADTVPIAPGDFRARVHELYDRMHAALQRGDWVAFGRAYDALGQLLLKPAP; encoded by the coding sequence GTGACTCCGCGACGGTGGGCCGTGCTCGCCGTAGCGGCGGTCGCGTCGTTCCTCATCCTGGGACGCGTGATCACCGGCGTCATCGCCGACTATCAATGGTATGCGGCGCTCGGCGCCGCGGCCGTGTGGCGGACGCGGACGCTGACCAATCTGGGGCTGCGCCTGACGTCGGGCGTCTTGGCAGCGGCCTTCGTGTTCGCCAACCTCTACGGCGTGCGCCACAGCGTGGTCTCGCTGGTGCTCCCGCGACGCGTGGCCAACATCGAGATCGGCGAAGAGATTCCGGGCACGTACCTCGTGGCGGCCGCGGCGATTCTCGCCATCTTGTTAGGCGCGCTGCTCACGCTGCCATCGAGTACGTGGATGTCGTGGGTGCTCGCGCACCACGGCATTCCGTTCAACGAAAGCGATCCCTACTTCGAGGCCGATCTCGGCTTTTACGTCTACTGGCTGCCGTTCGAGTCGGCGGTCTATCTCTGGGCGCTGATCGCCGTGATGGTCGTGACCGCGGTCGTGATCTTCCTCTACGCCTTGACGCCGAGTCTGCGCTGGGAGCGCGGATCGTTGTACGTGTCGCACTACGTGCGGCGCCACTTGGTCGTGCTGTGTTGTCTTCTGCTGCTGCTGATGGCGTGGCGCTACCGGCTGGAGGCGTATCGCGTGCTGTTCTCCGGCTCCGGCCCCGACGGGCTCTTCACCTTCACGGATCATCGCGCGGGGATTCCGGTGAGCCTGTGGATGTCTATCGCGACGGTCGCCGCCGCGTTCGTCGTGTTGTTTTTCGGATGGACCGGGCAACTGCGCGTCGCGGTGTCCACGTTAGGCGTACTGCTCGTGGTCGCGTTCGGCGCGCGCGAGATCGCACCCGTCATCGCGCGCCATTTCGCGCCCGTCGCCGATGCGGAGCTGCGCGAACGACCATATCGGCAGGTGCGCGTCGACTACACGCGCCGCGCATACGCGCTCGATCGCATCGAGCGATCGGACTCGCTCGTGTTTCCGTCGGCCGACGACGTCGCCGGCACGGTACCCGTGTGGGACCCGCTGCCGCTCGAGCAGTCGCTGGAGCGCGGCCACGATGTCGAGGGCATCGCCCACGGCGTGGGGTGGTCCGCCACGCCGCTCGGACTCACGGCCGTCGTGGTGACCGGGCCGAGCCAGGAGGGTGAGCTGCTCGATGCTGCGGGCTCGCCCGCAGCGCCCAGGGAAGTTTCGTGGAGCGCGACGCGCGTGCGTGCGAGTCTCGCCGACGACAACGGCGACCCGGTGCTCGGCGCGCCCGGAGCGTCGAGCGCCTCGCGACCGCTGCCGCCGGTGCTCGTATACGACTCGGTGCCCGGCTACGCGCTCGTGCTCGACAGCACGGGCAACATCGCGGCACCGCGGTTGGACAACGGCGTCGATCGCATCGTGCAGGCATGGAGTCAGCAGAATCTGCGGCTGCTCTCGCTCGATCGCCCGGGCGTGCGGGTGCTCACCCGCCGGGGCGTGCAGGACCGGATCGACGCGGTGGCGCCGTTTTTCGTGCAGGGCACATCGGTGCTCCCCGTTGTGGCCGACGACTCGCTCTACTGGACCGTGGCGCTGTACGACGCCAGCGCGGATTATCCGCTCAGCAAGCGGGTCACAGTGGGCGACGATGAGTACGGTCTCGTTAGGCACGCGGCCACGGCGATCGTGAACGCGCACACCGGCCGTGTGTCGCTCCTCGCCGACGTCGCCGTTGGGCCGATCGCGCAGACCTGGATGCGGGAATTTCCGTCGCTGTTCACGTCGCCCGACCGCATGTCGGCCGCGCTGCTCGCGGCGCTGCCGCCCCCCGTGGATGGCGTGCGCATCCAGGCCGATCTGCTGGCGCGATTCGGCTTGAGCGGCGACTCGAGCTGGATGGGGCATCTGCCGTGGAACGGCGGCGCGGATTCCGTGCTGCGGGACGGCAGCGCGCTGCTCTTCGCCACGGGCCGCGGCCGCCTCGGCTGCAGCCAGGCGGTGCTCGATTCCACGGACCGGCTCGCGGGCGCGGTGCTCGGCACCGGTGGACGCAATTCATCGGTGTACTGGATTCCGCTCGACCCGCGCGGGCCGCGCTGGAATTCGGTCCTCGATGAGATGCGGCGAGCGCTCGACAGCACGGCGACCGTTCCGCGCGATGCGCGCATCCGGTTCGGCGAGGTGCGTGTGGTGCCGCTGGCGCATGGCCTGGCGCTGGTGCAGCCGGCCTACGTGTGGAAGGCGGACGTGCCGCCGACGGTCGCCCGCGTGGCGGTGTCGCGCGATACGCTGGTGACCACGGGGCATACCCTGGGCGAGGCGTTAGGCGTGGCGGCGGTAGCGGCGGCGGACACCGTGCCGATCGCGCCCGGCGATTTCCGCGCGCGCGTCCACGAGCTGTACGACCGGATGCACGCGGCGCTGCAGCGCGGGGACTGGGTCGCGTTCGGCCGCGCCTACGACGCGTTGGGCCAACTCCTCCTCAAGCCCGCGCCGTGA